In Hemicordylus capensis ecotype Gifberg chromosome 3, rHemCap1.1.pri, whole genome shotgun sequence, one DNA window encodes the following:
- the LOC128352054 gene encoding antihemorrhagic factor cHLP-B-like, whose product MRSLVTLVLLAQLFSFSSPVLFRAFACDEHDTEVAAAVAVDYINSHSLHGYKYALNVIKNVRVFPWMHKSPKQMPYLPTYGELWLLELNLLETDCHVSNPMPVANCAVRKRTQHAVKGDCDVRMLKDRGRISITARCHSTPDSAEDVVKFCPDCPLLAPLNDPAVVSAADTALLMYNSLETTLEHYMITEIARAQHTNMPPAVYVEFAIGSTNCTHHANEHVEVKRLCAASLSQSVADRLNMPPIDYVDFTIGSTNCTHHSNEHVDDNCHLETGNHSHAGFCKATVFKTLNESGEVQCEIYKEAGHSRSHKHLAGHHIGGNRPSPGHGHTVLNLFHSHNDTFASHTSRESEERVVEEHIGGNRPSPGHRINMFNLTHSHNDTLASHESHESAERVVPAVLPAVVKRAAVEVASLKRTAAASPFPLKPLKLCPGRTRHFTL is encoded by the exons ATGCGGTCGTTAGTCACCCTCGTCCTCTTGGCGCAACTCTTTAGCTTTTCCTCTCCTGTACTATTTAGAGCCTTTGCCTGCGATGAGCATGACACTGAAGTAGCTGCTGCCGTAGCCGTGGACTACATCAACAGCCACAGTCTACATGGATATAAATACGCTCTCAACGTAATCAAGAACGTCCGAGTGTTTCCCTGG ATGCACAAGAGCCCCAAGCAGATGCCCTACCTGCCGACATATGGAGAGCTTTGGCTTCTTGAACTGAACTTACTAGAGACTGACTGCCATGTGTCAAACCCTATGCCTGTTGCCAACTGTGCCGTACGAAAACGGACACAGCAT GCTGTTAAGGGGGATTGTGATGTCCGCATGCTTAAGGATAGGGGACGCATTTCTATTACCGCTAGATGCCATTCAACTCCAG ATTCAGCTGAAGATGTTGTAAAATTCTGCCCCGATTGTCCACTTCTGGCCCCTCTGAATGACCCCGCTGTGGTCAGCGCTGCTGATACTGCCCTCCTCATGTATAACAGCTTAGAAACTACTTTGGAGCACTATATGATCACTGAGATTGCCCGAGCGCAACACACA AACATGCCGCCGGCAGTCTATGTGGAGTTTGCAATTGGCAGCACGAACTGCACCCACCACgccaatgagcatgtggaagtTAAACGACTTTGCGCTGCCTCTTTGTCTCAGTCAGTGgcggacagacta AACATGCCGCCGATAGACTATGTGGACTTTACAATTGGCAGCACGAACTGCACCCACCACTCCAATGAGCATGTGGATGACAACTGCCACCTGGAGACAGGCAACCACTCA CACGCTGGGTTCTGCAAGGCAACAGTCTTCAAGACTCTTAATGAATCTGGAGAGGTGCAGTGTGAGATTTATAAAGAG GCTGGACACAGCCGCAGCCATAAGCACCTGGCTGGACATCACATTGGAGGAAACCGTCCTTCCCCTGGACATGGCCACACTGTCCTTAACCTCTTTCATTCCCACAATGACACATTCGCATCCCATACAAGCCGTGAATCTGAGGAACGTGTTGTGGAGGAACACATTGGAGGAAACCGTCCTTCCCCTGGACATAGAATCAATATGTTTAACCTCACTCATTCCCACAATGACACACTCGCATCCCATGAATCCCATGAATCTGCTGAACGTGTTGTGCCCGCAGTACTACCTGCCGTGGTTAAAAGAGCAGCCGTAGAGGTTGCCAGCCTgaagagaacagcagcagcatccccatTTCCTCTTAAGCCCCTGAAACTCTGTCCAGGGAGGACACGGCATTTCACTTTGTAG